In Polaribacter sp. L3A8, a genomic segment contains:
- a CDS encoding IS30 family transposase yields the protein MELKKHRRLTLKERVIIQTLLIEKKSKSYIAKKLKRAPSTITREVNKWVQKKEDNYDAELAHWCVKEDYLNKRNLDKISTYSLLKFFVYRGLLSNWTPEQISGRLKELYPNDPIMSISHEAIYRHIYTRPQARLNKKLIKLLVRKKTRRRTPKKRRGGGSKIINQVSIDNRPQHIELRNEVGHWEGDLVIGKNHKSAIGTIVERKTRFTLIVKLESKKAGEVANEFSKILNKLNPIYKKTMTSDNGIEMARHEKITQNTGMKIYFAHPYSSWERGTNENTNGLIRRYLPKGTNFNEIDINQLLIIQEKLNNRPRKIIGYKTPKEMMDLELKFVA from the coding sequence ATGGAATTAAAAAAACATAGAAGATTAACTTTAAAAGAAAGAGTGATTATTCAGACACTTTTAATAGAAAAAAAGTCAAAATCATACATCGCTAAAAAACTAAAAAGAGCACCCTCAACAATTACAAGAGAAGTGAATAAATGGGTGCAGAAAAAGGAAGATAATTACGATGCTGAACTTGCTCATTGGTGTGTTAAAGAAGATTATTTAAACAAAAGAAACTTAGATAAAATAAGTACATATTCTCTACTTAAATTTTTTGTCTATAGAGGCCTTTTGTCAAACTGGACACCTGAACAAATTTCAGGAAGACTCAAAGAGCTGTATCCTAATGATCCAATAATGTCTATTTCTCACGAAGCTATTTATAGACATATTTACACAAGACCACAAGCACGTTTAAACAAAAAATTAATCAAACTATTAGTACGTAAAAAAACAAGACGTAGAACCCCTAAAAAAAGACGTGGTGGCGGATCTAAAATAATAAACCAAGTAAGTATTGACAATAGACCACAGCATATTGAACTTAGAAATGAAGTCGGACATTGGGAAGGTGATTTAGTCATTGGAAAGAACCATAAAAGCGCTATTGGAACTATAGTAGAACGCAAAACTAGATTTACTTTAATTGTAAAATTAGAGTCCAAAAAAGCAGGTGAAGTAGCCAATGAGTTTTCTAAAATATTAAACAAATTAAATCCTATTTATAAAAAAACAATGACTTCCGACAACGGAATTGAAATGGCTAGACACGAAAAAATTACTCAAAATACGGGAATGAAAATATACTTTGCTCACCCCTATTCTTCCTGGGAAAGAGGAACAAATGAAAATACGAACGGACTCATTAGAAGGTATCTGCCAAAGGGAACTAATTTTAATGAAATTGACATTAATCAACTCCTAATTATTCAAGAAAAATTGAACAACAGACCTCGAAAA